A genomic window from Solanum stenotomum isolate F172 chromosome 10, ASM1918654v1, whole genome shotgun sequence includes:
- the LOC125842130 gene encoding mediator of RNA polymerase II transcription subunit 30, with product MEDKGTVTSLKTIQELAVEGQKHLEDTIEAAHQILSAMNDELCNPSLWSTLNTAASSASASSAGGGVGANAVLSNGQQHHTNGDISSDTSSSSSASAQHLDIGGGALDESRLRYKSSIASLRSVLMAISNSQKAKALEAASTSGSLSAADQAEIEQLEDRASSLKKELVDKNKHLKLLIDQLRDLLSDLCTWQSPCST from the exons ATGGAGGACAAAGGCACAGTTACAAGCCTTAAAACCATACAAGAACTAGCAGTAGAAGGGCAAAAGCATTTAGAAGATACAATAGAAGCAGCACATCAAATTCTCTCCGCCATGAACGATGAACTCTGTAATCCATCACTTTGGTCCACTCTAAATACAGCTGCTTCTTCTGCGTCGGCGTCGTCGGCGGGTGGAGGAGTTGGTGCTAATGCTGTTTTGAGTAACGGACAGCAGCACCATACAAACGGCGACATTTCGTCTGATacttcttcgtcttcttctgCTTCAGCTCAGCATTTGGATATTGGTGGTGGTGCTCTTGATGAATCTCGTCTGCGTTACAAGTCCTCCATTGCTTCCTTGCGTTCTGTTCTTATGGCAATTTCTAATTCCCAAAAG GCAAAAGCATTGGAAGCTGCTTCTACTAGTGGTTCACTATCTGCAGCAGATCAAGCTGAAATTGAGCAGCTGGAAGACCGGGCCTCTTCATTAAAAAAG GAGCTTGTAGACAAGAACAAGCATCTCAAGCTTCTGATTGATCAGCTTCGAGATCTTCTTTCTGACCTATGTACATGGCAGAGTCCCTGTTCTACATGA
- the LOC125842125 gene encoding probable folate-biopterin transporter 2 isoform X1: MGEEEKLQIIHSEREEAKLQNIHSEDEEVQESEHNNGICSSICAPVNWFKMLAMELHWNFVFSVVIVYGVSQGLGGAFSKISTEYYMKDVQKVQPSESQVYSGITSIPWMVKPLWGLLTDAVPILGYRRRPYFLFAGSLGVVSMLFLSLHKNLHIVLALLSLTAGSAAVAIADVTVDACVAQNSGSHPSLAADMQSLCALSSSIGALVGFSLSGILVHLLGPMGVYGLLSIPAGLVILVGVLLKESPTHNFAYQQVNQNLADAAKAMWNTLKCPEVWRPCLYMYLSFAVSVDIQEGMFYWATDAKGGPHFSKEYIGYISAVASIGSLLGAILYQYGLKDHSFRDLLFWTQLLFGLSGMLDLVLVLRLNLKIGIPDYFFMVMDASVTQLVGRLKWMPLLVLSSKLCPPGIEGTFFALLMSIDNTGLLTSTWFGGLLLHVFKITRTKFHNLWLAILIRNILRITPLFILFLIPRSDPNSSILPDEMSDSKETTGTSATQNENIELVALVHNMDTR; the protein is encoded by the exons ATGGGGGAAGAAGAGAAACTTCAAATTATTCATAGTGAGAGGGAAGAAGCCAAACTTCAAAATATTCATAGTGAGGATGAGGAAGTGCAAGAAAGTGAGCATAATAATGGGATCTGTAGTTCTATTTGTGCTCCAGTCAACTGGTTCAAAATGCTTGCTATGGAATTACACTGGAATTTTGTGTTTAGTGTGGTGATTGTATATGGAGTAAGCCAAGGACTTGGTGGAGCTTTTTCCAAAATAAGCACAGAGTACTATATGAAGGATGTACAAAAAGTGCAACCTTCTGAATCTCAGGTTTATTCAGGGATAACTTCAATCCCCTGGATGGTCAAGCCTCTTTGGGGTCTTCTCACTGATGCTGTTCCCATTTTGGGGTATCGTCGCAGACCTTATTTCTTGTTTGCGG GTTCTCTTGGAGTTGTCTCCATGCTGTTCTTATCGTTGCACAAGAACTTGCATATTGTGCTTGCACTGCTCTCCTTGACAGCAGGAAGTGCTGCTGTTGCTATAGCTGACGTGACTGTTGATGCATGTGTGGCGCAAAACAGTGGTTCTCATCCTTCCCTTGCAGCTGATATGCAAAGCTTATGTGCCTTGAGTTCCTCAATTGGGGCACTAGTGGGATTTTCTTTAAGTGGTATATTAGTTCACTTACTTGGCCCTATG gGGGTATATGGCTTATTGTCCATACCAGCCGGGCTTGTTATTCTGGTAGGAGTTTTGCTCAAGGAATCTCCAACACACAACTTTGCTTATCAACAG GTAAATCAGAACTTAGCTGATGCTGCCAAGGCTATGTGGAATACTTTGAAATGCCCGGAAGTTTGGCGACCATGTCTTTATATGTACTTATCCTTTGCGGTGAGTGTAGATATCCAGGAAGGAATGTTCTACTGGGCAACAGATGCAAAGGGAGGGCCACATTTTTCAAAG GAGTATATCGGATACATATCAGCAGTAGCCTCCATTGGATCACTATTAGGGGCTATACTGTACCAATATGGATTGAAAGACCATTCTTTTCGAGACCTGCTTTTTTGGACTCAGTTATTGTTTGGTCTGTCAGGAATGCTAGATTTGGTGCTAGTGTTGcgtttaaatttgaaaattggcATACCTGATTATTTCTTCATGGTGATGGATGCAAGTGTAACTCAATTGGTTGGACGGCTAAAGTGGATGCCACTTCTTGTTCTAAGTTCCAAGCTATGTCCTCCCGGCATTGAAGGCACATTTTTCGCCTTGCTCATGTCAATTGACAATACCGGACTTTTGACATCAACATGGTTTGGCGGATTGTTGCTTCATGTCTTCAAAATTACAAGGACAAAGTTTCATAATCTCTGGCTAGCCATTTTGATAAGGAACATTTTGAGAATCACTCCActttttatactatttttgaTTCCCAGAAGTGATCCCAACTCCTCTATCCTTCCTGATGAGATGTCAGATTCAAAAGAAACCACTGGAACCTCAGCAACTCAGAATGAAAATATCGAACTTGTCGCTCTGGTTCACAACATGGATACTAGATAG
- the LOC125842125 gene encoding probable folate-biopterin transporter 2 isoform X2 yields MLFPFWGSLGVVSMLFLSLHKNLHIVLALLSLTAGSAAVAIADVTVDACVAQNSGSHPSLAADMQSLCALSSSIGALVGFSLSGILVHLLGPMGVYGLLSIPAGLVILVGVLLKESPTHNFAYQQVNQNLADAAKAMWNTLKCPEVWRPCLYMYLSFAVSVDIQEGMFYWATDAKGGPHFSKEYIGYISAVASIGSLLGAILYQYGLKDHSFRDLLFWTQLLFGLSGMLDLVLVLRLNLKIGIPDYFFMVMDASVTQLVGRLKWMPLLVLSSKLCPPGIEGTFFALLMSIDNTGLLTSTWFGGLLLHVFKITRTKFHNLWLAILIRNILRITPLFILFLIPRSDPNSSILPDEMSDSKETTGTSATQNENIELVALVHNMDTR; encoded by the exons ATGCTGTTCCCATTTTGGG GTTCTCTTGGAGTTGTCTCCATGCTGTTCTTATCGTTGCACAAGAACTTGCATATTGTGCTTGCACTGCTCTCCTTGACAGCAGGAAGTGCTGCTGTTGCTATAGCTGACGTGACTGTTGATGCATGTGTGGCGCAAAACAGTGGTTCTCATCCTTCCCTTGCAGCTGATATGCAAAGCTTATGTGCCTTGAGTTCCTCAATTGGGGCACTAGTGGGATTTTCTTTAAGTGGTATATTAGTTCACTTACTTGGCCCTATG gGGGTATATGGCTTATTGTCCATACCAGCCGGGCTTGTTATTCTGGTAGGAGTTTTGCTCAAGGAATCTCCAACACACAACTTTGCTTATCAACAG GTAAATCAGAACTTAGCTGATGCTGCCAAGGCTATGTGGAATACTTTGAAATGCCCGGAAGTTTGGCGACCATGTCTTTATATGTACTTATCCTTTGCGGTGAGTGTAGATATCCAGGAAGGAATGTTCTACTGGGCAACAGATGCAAAGGGAGGGCCACATTTTTCAAAG GAGTATATCGGATACATATCAGCAGTAGCCTCCATTGGATCACTATTAGGGGCTATACTGTACCAATATGGATTGAAAGACCATTCTTTTCGAGACCTGCTTTTTTGGACTCAGTTATTGTTTGGTCTGTCAGGAATGCTAGATTTGGTGCTAGTGTTGcgtttaaatttgaaaattggcATACCTGATTATTTCTTCATGGTGATGGATGCAAGTGTAACTCAATTGGTTGGACGGCTAAAGTGGATGCCACTTCTTGTTCTAAGTTCCAAGCTATGTCCTCCCGGCATTGAAGGCACATTTTTCGCCTTGCTCATGTCAATTGACAATACCGGACTTTTGACATCAACATGGTTTGGCGGATTGTTGCTTCATGTCTTCAAAATTACAAGGACAAAGTTTCATAATCTCTGGCTAGCCATTTTGATAAGGAACATTTTGAGAATCACTCCActttttatactatttttgaTTCCCAGAAGTGATCCCAACTCCTCTATCCTTCCTGATGAGATGTCAGATTCAAAAGAAACCACTGGAACCTCAGCAACTCAGAATGAAAATATCGAACTTGTCGCTCTGGTTCACAACATGGATACTAGATAG
- the LOC125842131 gene encoding pectinesterase inhibitor 6-like, with protein sequence MTNKLILVLACLTSLICSTMCLSKGGESYVRDACSVTRYQNLCLHSLASFSRTAKDNPSKWARAGVSVTISQAKGVTQSLLKLRKQNFLKGKGRVAILDCVDCLQDALDNLHNSLGVLRKLSSQTFNDQMGDVTTWLSAALTDEETCLDGLEDKKRKQVKLLLNKVTNVSYMTSNALALVNKLATTGPQCLENS encoded by the coding sequence ATGACTAATAAATTAATACTAGTCCTAGCATGTCTAACTTCACTAATTTGTTCTACTATGTGTTTGAGTAAGGGAGGAGAAAGTTATGTCCGCGATGCATGTAGTGTGACTCGATATCAGAACCTCTGCCTCCACTCATTAGCATCATTCTCGAGGACGGCCAAGGACAACCCTAGCAAGTGGGCCCGGGCAGGGGTCTCGGTGACAataagccaagccaagggtgTCACTCAATCCTTGTTGAAATTGAGGaaacaaaatttcttgaaaggGAAAGGTAGAGTTGCTATTTTAGATTGTGTTGATTGTTTGCAAGATGCACTTGACAATCTACACAACTCATTAGGGGTGCTAAGAAAACTTAGTAGCCAAACTTTTAATGACCAAATGGGTGATGTGACCACTTGGCTAAGTGCTGCTCTAACTGATGAAGAAACTTGCTTAGATGGACTTGAAgacaaaaagagaaaacaagTTAAGTTACtcttgaacaaagtcacaaatGTGAGTTATATGACTAGTAATGCACTTGCTTTAGTCAACAAACTTGCAACAACAGGACCACAATGCTTAGAAAATTCATAG
- the LOC125842134 gene encoding enhancer of rudimentary homolog: MANRHTIVLMQTSQNRATRTFMDYESISQAMDGICALYERKLKELNPAIREITYDISDLYNFIDGLADMSALVYDHSIQAYLPYDRQWIKQKTLQHLKKLASQR, encoded by the exons ATG GCAAACAGGCACACTATTGTTCTCATGCAGACATCTCAGAACCGAGCAACTCGCACTTTCATGGATTACGAGTCAATAAGTCAAGCAATGGATG GAATTTGTGCTTTGTATGAGAGGAAACTCAAGGAATTGAACCCAGCCATCAGAGAAATCACTTACGACATCTCAGATCTTTACAATTTCATAGATGGCCTTGCTGATATGAGTGCATTAGT GTATGATCACTCAATCCAGGCTTACCTCCCCTATGACCGGCAGTGGATAAAACAGAAAACATTGCAACACCTGAAAAAACTGGCATCGCAGAGATAA
- the LOC125841672 gene encoding uncharacterized protein LOC125841672, translating into MKYWLGQQNHEIEVEKGRIRRLAKFPIYEKVEVNDDHHDNLWRFMRTSIGIKKIGEEFEKFLIDGNGIPIEHFIRFDGETLEPQPVRPGEYPGESFTSKDTNPIKAAIDRFHWETQSQ; encoded by the exons ATGAAATACTGGCTTGGGCAACAAAATCATGAAATTGAAGTAGAAAAAGGAAGAATTCGTAGACTTGCCAAATTTCCAATTTACGAAAAG GTTGAAGTGAATGACGATCATCATGACAATCTTTGGAGATTTATGAGGACATCAATAGGTATCAAAAAAATCGgggaagaatttgaaaaatttcTAATTGACGGAAATGGAATACCTATAGAACACTTTATTCGATTCGATGGAGAAACACTAGAACCTCAACCCGTGAGACCAGGAGAATACCCTGGTGAATCATTCACGTCAAAAGATACCAACCCCATAAAG GCTGCCATTGATCGATTTCATTGGGAAACACAATctcaataa